Within Anopheles ziemanni chromosome 2, idAnoZiCoDA_A2_x.2, whole genome shotgun sequence, the genomic segment TCCGATCGGGTTGAGTGTCGAATGCACACAAACAAGCCGTCTCGAGAGGAACGTAAACAATATGAACGCGTCCCACATAGTTTCCGGTTCCGAGAGAGCCCGTTTGTCTTGCTTACGGTCAAAAGGTTTGACCACGAAAACAGGGCCAGCGGGATAGGTTCGTTGTCCAAATAGCTGCCAAATGACGGAGAGCGGGTgcaaaatttattgatttttagtACAGTGCATCCCTGGCAGTTTACGGAAGTGTCTTCCGGCAACCACACGCACACGAGCACGTTTTACAAATCGCTGTCCGTTGTCGGCTACAACTTACCGCCGGCTGGCTTACCGGCGAGCCAAGAATAACTTCACCGAACGTACGACTGGCCGTTGTTCATTCACTTTTTTGCTGTAATCCGATTTCCAACCCAAGGATATCTTACTCCCTCGGATATACTTTCTGGCAAGGATATTGTTCCGACGAAAAGATGTTCTTACCGCTCTACCGCCCAATCACAACCTTCTTTGCTGCCTTTCGCCGTCCACCGAACCAGTCTGGGATGCGAAGTCCCTGACGAATTCTGGCATTTGCCCCGTTTCCGTTTGCCAATTCTGCACACGCTGGAAAGCAGAGGGAACCCTCCGGTTTAAGGGGGATGAAGTTTCGCGTGCTCGTTTAACGAACGCACGCTGATTTGTCGTGTGAACGACGACGAGGGAACGATGAAATTGGAATGTATCCTTCCCGTCCGTGAGTCGCAATCGCGGCCGTCCGATGCGAAATGGtacattctctttaatgttgGAAGAAATTAAATGCGTTCGAGTCCGCGCAAAGGGACAGGAGTAATCATGGTggcgatgatggcgatgatgatgattcttGTGGTGGAGGTGGGTAAAGGATGTCTTGTAGTTGTGATGAATTGCTTTTAACATTGGCGCTGACAGGTGGCAAATTCTCATTCAGGAGACTTCCCCTATGTCCTAAATGAATTCTACGTGAAATAATCTCATAAATTATGTTAATGCTACTACATTATATGTCTTTATGATATTAACATTAACAAAATTTGTTACTTTTGGTTCATTTCAATCGATTATATTTTGTATCTCTACCCCGCAGCGCGAAACTTGTTGCTTACAGAAGAGTAAAAAACCGAATACGAAACCAGACCTAATTAAACCAACTGTCATAtgcataaattttaaatatttaaatgagcATCACTTCTAGCGCGTATTTCTATTGGTGTTGTGGGAATTGTTAAACTAACCCCACTAGTCTGGTAGTTCCATTTCAATTTTGCTTCATACCCCAAAACCAAACGGTAGAACTCTAGTCTGACTTGCTTTGCTTAGTCGCAAAAAAGGGCGCAATGATTAATTCCATTCGCAGACATTGTGCAACGCGCCCGCCATTAACACTCGGGGAAATAGAGGCAGATGCTGTAGAGTGATGTTCCCTTTTGGGCACCACACAAACCGAAACGGCGGTGGCCTCCAATATGTTGACGTTttcatttatctcccatcccaattgATGGGTGGCTGGTTTGGTGGTTTTCCATACTAGCGACATCGGAACCGGAACGCATCACCAGCATCACCCGACCTGGGAACTTGGTGCTGAAAAGAGGCGCCTAGCCGAATCGCTATCGAGTTTCGACAGTCTATGCCCGTTTGCGttggttttctatttttggttatttatttaactttgAATCCCAGCGTAGAGTTGGTTCGGGCAAGTTTTGGCTCGAAACCGTGACTTTAAGGTTATGTTTCGGGACGTGCTCCAACGGTGCGAAGAACATGTTAGACAGTAGAGACAAATCCGGGGAATCGAATGTTGTATGTTTTAAGTCGATATTTAAGACCAAAATGTAATTTACAACTAATCccttaaataaaacacacttaAAAAATATGGTCTATTGATGCGAAAGACGGAAATAAGCTGTTCTATACGAGGTGCCCTACCGTTATAAGGCGCGCTGACGGAAGGCACACAAACCCACTACCTTTTGCCATCCGTGCGACGAATTTTCATGGTCGGGACAGACTAAAACCAACCGTACCGGATAGGGAATTTCGAGCCACAGCAGTGGCTTTGAATTATGAATTCAAATCACACCCCATTCTAGCGTtacatcatcgtcatcattgtCCGCTATCGTCTCCGGGCTGCTCCTCCCAGCGTTCGTACGACTTTAAGAAGTCTCGACCGCAGACGGCAACGCATTTTTGGAATGTTTCACTCCCGGCCAGGGCGACGGGACGACGGAACGCCACGCAACATCGCGCGTGTGGAAGCATTTCCTATTCGGTCGACCTTTTAAGGCCGCACGTGCGCCCGGAGTGCGACCGTTGAGGGCTGGGCCGAGCAATAGTTTGAATGTCTTAATGTCTGCTTTTCATCACGCTGGACTATTACGATATCTACACGATAGAACCGAAGGAAATCATGCCACTTGAAGCTTACGGAAGTGGCTTGGTTTCACAGAACAACTTCATTTGATCAgagatattttcatttcaatcattttaatcGTTTATCGTTGTAATTTATGAGTCCAGATTTAGATacatttcgtttattttatttttttacattttgattCCTAATGTTTCGCTTTCTCTTTGCAGAATTTTCTATCAGCTAACCTCCAGTGCTGGTGGAACGCACCGCTGGCGGCGGCAACAAAGGTCCTCAAGTATCTTGGCCACATTTCCCCCGGCATGCTGCTGATAACGGCCGAACCCTGCGCCCTGGAAATCATCCGCAGCGCCTACGCCCGAAGCGTCCTCAAACCACCGGCCACGTATCTGATCAACTCCGTCGGTAGGTTCCTCCCAGcatacaaaagaaaagcaccgtgcctgttttattttcattcgaaaCGAACGGATTTTCCGCCGCCACGATAATAATAATCCCCGTTTTGCGATTTGCGGTTTGCGCTTCAAGAGGAGCGAGCACAAAGTTGCAcacaaatgaaaaggaaaacaaaattacataCACTTCCCCAATAAGGAAGAGGTGATCGGGTTTTTTGGGGGAAATTTATTGCATGTCTGATTGCATGAcgatccaaaacaaaaaaaatactgcaAACCGTTTATGGTACGTGAGATTTGTTCGGGCAGTATGGGAACGGGGTTTTCCTGTTCACTAGAGACGTTACGGACAAGTGGTGCGGCCACCattgacgacgatgatggtgatgatgatcatgacgatgatgatggccatACGGTGGTCCAGTCGTGTCGTAGCAGTGTGGCATTTTTACGAGCCACGCCACAATCGCCTTTTATGCGTTTATAAATCCAAAATTGTGCGGCGGTGTCGTAAAAGCTAGCATTAGCATACATTTCCGAATCCCTCCCCGGGTTTGCTGCCCGGGCTGTGGCTGCTTTGGGATCCGATCCGGGGTTGTTCttttggccttttttttcttatttctcaCCCTACCCTTGAACTGAgcgatttcttttccataAACATTATTTGATAATAAGATATGAACTTTAAAATACACTCTTCACGGTTCTGCCGAGATTGGAAAGGACTTAAAACCAAAAAGCCCCACACCCGGCGGGGGTGACATCATTCGGTTTCTAGGCTAAGTCTTGTATTGCTATCGGGCAGGTGTTACAAGGCCCATAACAAGCCCTTGTTAGCGGTGATTTCTAATTTATAGACTCGTGCCTCATATAGGCACGGATCAACTCAGTAtattattcaaattgaatGACAGTTCAGCATAAGGATGTCCACGCATCGGGTTTGCCATAGATCAATGACATTATTTAAGGCAAATGCGACCTTAAAGCGCATCCAGACATACTTGGTTTTATGTCATAAAAGTTTCTTATTTCGTGggaaaaattattattgatttaaaatatgcTTCCTTTTCCATGCACCATTTCCAAATAGAATCGGAAATTACATTTGCGACATTCCACGAGGGAAGACGTATTTGTTCTTTTATGGAAAGATAAGGAAAAAAGTATTGGAAGTGCCAGAAgaaaatttcacaaaaaatCCAATAACTCACTGCATTcatgttaattaaaatgtgttgTGTAAATTCTGATGTATCAGAAAttgagaaaaatgttaccCGCTAGTTATGTAATGTAAACAACATAACTATAAGAAGAAGTAAACACATAGTTTTCCTTCAGATTTGTCTTCCTGATTACCGTAATACTTTTTCATTTATCATGTCTTCGATTGCGTTCGAAGCGCTTCTATAATCAACTCAAAAGCGGACCACTCTCAAAAACAACACAGTAGTTGTGTGATATTTGTTAAACTGTTGTCAATCGGCCGTAAAACCAACGGCCCGGAAAGCGATCCCGATGGCTTTCGGATGGAAAACGGATTCGGCCCGCAATGAcaactttccatttccacaGCCAGCGTGTAATAAAATTAAccatccaaaaacaaaacaaaaaacggtcGACCATAATCTTGTCACCAATTCACGTGCCCCGCGGGTTAACACGggttaaaacaaaacccctgCACCGGGCCGGGcagaaagggaagaaaataaagccCTTTGGCACCTTACACCGAAACCGCCGCGGGAACGTGATAGATTACAACGAAGGTTACAAGCATCATCGGACAGCGCACGGAAGGAACTGACACCTGACTTCTAATAGGCGACATTCCCATCGAACACGCACGCCACGGTAACCGGGTGAGGGCTGGAGAGCCAGtggcaaagcaaacaaaaccccgGCAGGAATCGATGGAATCGGAGGCGTGCAGACGAGCCCCGGCAAAACGGAATGTCACGCATATCAGACTCCCGGCGAGTCGACGGTTCGGGGACGGTATCGTCGAGGGTTCGATCACGAGACGTTACACGAACTGTTTTATAGCTACCGagctctgctgctgctgctgctgctggcgttgCCGTGACCCTACGGAGAAATTTCCCTTTCACGGTGCACGAATTGACGGATGCAGATTGACGCCTTTCGCTACTGTCACTCTCGGTTGAACTGGTGCTGCTCTTGCTCCTGCCAGGCCAAGTCAACCTAAGCCAGCCAAATTAAGCTGTCGCCAGGTCAGCTGGGCCACCTGGGCAGCCCTTCATCGCTTTGATTGTGTGGCCGTGTGAAGCGGGCGTATAAAATTAAAGCAAATATACCACTCGTTTACGTCCGCAACGGAACGTGAAATCACGGCGCGCGAATGCAACCccaactactactactaccccCCGGGGGTCAACTGAAGGAACCAGAAACCAGAGCCCTCTCAACAACCTTATCTAACAACCGTATCCCCGAATCCGAGAGGGGTCGGGAGATCGGAATCGAAAACCAGCTCCCTCTATTTCTCGTCTGGCAGGCCACGGAAACAAACCATACTCCAGATGTCGCTCGGAATCGTTTTTCCACTTGGCCGTGCCCGGGAGTGTGTGGGCAACCGGTTTAGTTAAAGGGTAATCGTCTTCGGTTACATCGAAACCCAACAGGAAGGGACCGCGTGTCTGCAAATCGACTTCTGATGTAgctgaaaattcaaattagcCACTCCGGTGGTGTAATCAGCGCTGTTGTTGTCCGGGTGTCTAGGTGTAGTAGGTTCGCTTCCTCGTTTCTCGAAATTGGATAATTAGATTCCAGTCGACTCCGGTCGGTACGGTACGCCACCATCCGCTAGACGAGATCACGACCTTGTTGAGCTGAGACGTTTTTCTTAGGAGGAAGGTGTGAAGTTCCTTATGGGAGGAACAGCAGAGACATTGAGGGCTTTTGAGGCTCTGCaaagaatgagaaaaaaaggatcttGAGTAGCATCGACAGTTCGTAACACAACCAATTCAATTAATCCAATGCCTCACCTGAAAGTGCAAGTTCCGTGTTCGCATCTAAAGTCCTAACCAGCTACCGGGCGATTCGGTAATAGGACCCTCCAACAATCCGTAGTGTTCTGTCCGAAATACTGCTGAGGTAACTAACCcgaggaaacgaaaacaaaatcccacACGGTACAGAAAATTGACAAATTTGTTTATGACTGGCTGGCTGGTGGCTACCGAAAACACGGCCTAATGAAGTTGTTACAGGAATGATGGATGCGGTGCTGATCTTGTCTTCTTTCTATTACGACTTTTACCTTGTCCCGGGTCCAGCACCGATGATGAATGGGTCTGCGGAAGGAAGAAACCTCACGAACGGACTGTGACTCTAAAATTCGAAAGCTAACCATTCCAATTCTGTTCCCCGTTCCAAGTGTCCAATTGTCATCTCGGTTTTGGGGCACCTGCGTGGATTTGTTCCTACCGAAAACAAGTTTTGTCCCTCCGTCTCAGGAGTGGAGACACACGGGGGGTTTGTCATTAAACGTCGCTGACTAGAGCTGTTCATGTTGGTCATAAAGACGCTATTGCTAGGTAGGGTGTCTCGGTTTTCTTCTCTACTGTGTGGACTACTCGGAACAATAATTGCGCTCCTACTATGAGTCACCGGACCCAACGTGAGGTCATACGACATGGCAGGACTTTCTTTGCCCACCCGTGAAAGTTGTACGCCACTTTCCCGTTAAGTAGCTAATAAAGTGGACCTGTAACGTTGGAATTGtttgattggttttttttattatccagAGGTGGTGATCTGGCGGTTATGTtaaaccacaaccaaacaatcAAAAGCAGATCTAATCGGTCCAATTTACACCGACTTTAACAGTCCTTAGATGGCTGTgagatatttaaaaacataaaatacgcATACTTTGATTGAAATAATTGAGCAATgttcaaaatcaatttttaatgttcttttttaaaacttttttcttctagTTAATTTAACATAATTTTCCCAACAAACTGAACTCAGTTACACTGTAGCCCAAAGATGTACCCAAACTGGCTTCGaatctattttaatatttgtctTCTCTACCAAATGTTCAGGTGACATCGACGATTGTATCGTAACACCGATCGTACAGACACAGTTCACACCACTCACGGAAGCACTCTGCGATGTGATCATGGAACTGACGTCCCAAGGCCAGTCCGCCACCATCGAGAACATACGAAATCGATTGCGTTCGAGGTAAGGACGGGAAGCACCTACACAATACTGTTGATCTTACGATCACCGATTTACCCCCCTTATGGAGTTCTCATATGCCAATTCACTATTGATTTCATGTAAACAGGTTCACCCACATGCAGCAACCGTCGGTGGAAGTCATCTACGATACGCTGGTGCAGCTGATGCAGGAAATCAAAATCTACCAAACGTCCAAAGGGTACTTCATCGTCACGCCAGAGTAAGTGATTCCCGTGACCGATTAGATCGATCCTTTCTCATTCGACCATCCACCATCCCGTCTATCCTGCAGAAAACGACGCAACAAAACCAACACCTTGGAATACGGTGGGTTCCCGGGGGGTGTCGACCTGGACAGCCAAGCGCCCACGAAGGAATCGAAGACGCTGCTCATGAGCAGCCACGAGGCGCTTAGCAGTCTGTACGGCGAAATCTCGACCGAACGGGCCGGCGACCAGACGCACCAGTGCATCCAGACCAACCTGGCCGACGTCATCTGCGGCGGCAATCCGAACGACAAGATACTCTACCCGCGGTCGGTCAGCAAGCAGCGCAGCTCGTCCTTTCCGAGCAACGGTGGCAAGACGCTCGAACGGCGCCACAGTTTACGCTTCTTCGGATCCTCCAAACGGCTGCAGCGGTCCGCGTCGACGCGCAGTCTATCGAAGAACTACGCCCAAACGATCGCGAAGGATGGCACCGCCGTGCCGGCCGGTACGCTCAACGGCGCTCCACCAAGTCCCGAGAGTACCCCCCCGTCCGCCCTCGATGCCAGTAAGGACACGGTTGGATTCGGCAACGAACTCGATTTTAAATCTGCTTTCCCTTTGGTCCCCCGTAGAGAAACAAACATCGTCGCAGTCGCTGCTGTCCCGAATCTTCCGACGTAGCACGCGGTCCAAGAGTAAGACGAAGCAGATCGAAACCTACTCGGCCCAGTTTCCGCCCCCGGAGTGGTTCAACTCGAAGACCACGCACCTGCACAGTGTTGGCACACAGACGACGGACTATTTGGTACGGTTTAGATTTTTAACTGGAAGTTGAAAgcaaaaaacgtaaaattaaGAGCAAATTTAACGCGAGGTCACGATGCCTCATGATGAATTACTTTACTGATCTAATCTAGTTAACTTCCCCTTGTCTCATTCCCGTCACAGGACTTTCCAATCAAGTCACGCCTGCTGAACTCCACCTTCTACGACAGCTCGGACGTGAGCCAGCGGTCACTTTCCCTGCCCCGGCGCCGACATCACCGGCGCAACCTCTCCAGTGAGTCGACCTTCTTCATATCGTCGCGCGACTGCTCTCCAGTGCGGCGCGGGAAAAGTCCCGCGTCCTACTACTGCGGCAGTCTGCCCCGCTCGATCCACTCGACGCCGGCCAGCTCCGGCTACTACAAGGTGTCCCGGGGCAAGCAGTTGTCCTCGGCTGACAAGCTGCACAGCAGCAGCGACAGCCAGGCAACATCGGCGGTCGCATCGGCGGGAAAGCTGGATCACAGCAAAACCACCACTACTAgtcggcagcagcaacatgcGGGCAGTGGCCCGTCCAGTATCGACAGTGGGAAGATGACGTACGTCACCAGCGGCCCGTCGAGCTTCGACAGCGAGAAACTCTCGTCCACCCGAACCAGCACCCATTCCAGTCTCGAATCGCACGTGTCCTCCTCCACCATTACCACCGccatccagcagcagcagaaccaGAGTAACAACCAGTCGTCCGGTTCGTCCGGCCAAAGCAACAGCTCCAGTATGTTCTTCACCAACGACACCGGCAAGTCGGGCAGCTCGACCAATGCGAGCCCCAGCCGCGGATCGCTCAATGGAAGCGCTCGGCCCGTGTCGTCCAACGGCACCCCGCCAACGCCCGGCACGGTTACCACCGTCATGACGGCGGTAGCTTCGACCACGAAGGCCAATAACAGTGCCTACAAGTGCTTCGAGACAACCTTCGGGTACTCACGTACCAACACCGACGGTACGAAGCCTCCGATGGTCGCAGGACGGCCGGTAGCGACGTCTCCGTTGGGTGCCGGTGTGGGTCTACACATTACCAAACCGATCGACCACCTAACAGCACTCAGCGAGTCGTTGTTGCAGTTCCGTCTGAACGGGGAAGCGCAAACCCAGGCTGGAGCAACCTCGACGGGATCGTCCGCCGTCACAACTCCGGCGACGATACACACGATCCCGATTCAGCAACACGGTTCCCTCGACAACGGGTGTGGCCAACAGCTGCCGGAGCTAAACAAGTACAACAAGAACAGCACGATGAACAACAGCAAGGTGATGCAGGGAACGGGAGCCAATCCAGTGCAACCGGCGGCAAACTTTTTCTACAAGAACGTCCTGAAGAACATCCAGCATGACAGCAAGAACATTTGTGGCGACCTGGCGGTGGAGAAGACGACCCCACGTTGCTACGACGATGTGCCCGGCGGTGGCGTTGGTGGCCGCAACGGGTTGAGGCGTTCGAACTCGGAGATCAAAAAGCTTAACTCACAGCAACAACCCACCCTTGGGAAGCACCCATGCGCGGGTGGCGGGGATGACCTGCTGATGACGACCGGTGGGGGTGCCAAGTGTGGCCAGACGCTGACACAACCGCAGCTCAATGGGTTGATCGTGATGAAGAAGAGCCTGTCGGTGTCGAGCGAACCGAACCTGCTGGCGAACGGAGACAAGAACAATGCACAGATTAAGATCCTGGTCAAGGAGAATGGCGCCGGTGAGGGCGAACCGCTCGGCAACGGGGACAAACCGAAAGGAGGCCCCCACACGCAGACCGACTTTGACGAGCTGGACCGACGGTACAGCTACCAGAGCCGGGACGAGCCGACGGTACTGGAAGAGATGTACGCCTTTCCGAGCCTGTCGGATTTGAGCTTCAACTTCACGTCGCTGGCGGCGCAGAAGATCCTGCAGGGGGACGCCAGTCTGAACAGCATTGATACGCTGGTCGAGCTGAACATTAACCAGGAGAAGCAGCAGACACTGATGCGCCTCAAGAACGATGCCCGGATGTTGGCGCAGGCCGGTGTTGGCCCGCAGTCGATGGTCGGTGGTGACGCTCCCGATGGCGGTAAGGTGATGACCGACTTCGGGATGGTCTAGTATCCGAACTCCCCTTCCCGAATGCTTTATAACGTACACGTTACACACGTAAACTTACCACAAACACACGTAAAAACCCACGTACACTCACATTTAAAAGTGCCAATACTTAGGAGCTTATTTAGTAGCAAACGACGCACAGAGTCCTCGGGTGTCCTCGAGTTGGGATTAGGTCACAAATGTCATCCCAAACCGGCCAACGAAACCCACAACCAGTAAGCATACCGAGGCGCCCGGGAGAACCGACGCGTTTATGTAATCGAACACACAAGTTTTAGAGGAGGGCAATATTTAGAGGATTTTTAACCCCCGTTGTAcagaaagcaaacgaaaaagacGTCTCAAAAGGTAGGAACgaaaaaggagaagaagaaaatgcgAACCGAAACCATGTATAAGCGAGTAATAAAGACAATTTATTATACATAGTGTTAAATTCAtgtctttttatttcaatttttcagcATTGTATGAAGGGATAGTGATAAATATTCGGCGTAAATTTAGCGCCTCGTGCGAATAAATGAATGGATCTTCTGTTAAGTGAGATAAAGCTCAAAATTTAACTAAAATGGACCAGATAGAAAGCGatcttcaaacttttttttacaaatcccAAATTCAGTAACTCTCATTCGGAAATTTCTGCATGTTTCACAACTATCTTCTATGAAGCAGATAAGTTACTTGTGATTTGGACATCAATATTAGACCAGCAAATATTATCTAGCTGAAGATCATTTCAATCCGGGGTCATTTTGATTAATGCTTTTAATATCCACCACCGCTGTAATTGTATCCACCATTCCCTCCACGACCTCGGTAACCGCCTCGGTACGTACCACGGTTATTACCGCTATGACCAGCAGCCCCAAAACCGCCTCcgacaccaccacccccaccgcTACCATATTCTCTGTTATCGTTGGACTGGTAACTGTTCCCTACGTTGCCACCAGTATGAAAGTAACGGAAATTGCTCCGGTAATTCTGAGTAGAACCACTATTCCCGCCAAACCCTTCGCTAGTTCCTGCATTGTTGTAGGAAGAAGCATTATTTCCTGCTCCTGTGCCACCACCGGACCGATCTTCACCGGACGAAAACCATCCACCAGCTCCGCGGCCACCTCTTCCACGGCCACCCGCGGACCCACCGGTACTATAGCCTCTTCCACCATATCGGTTACCGGCACCCGCCGAATCGTGGTCAACTCGCGGAATCTTCCTCCCGTACGCAAGCGAGGCAAAACCTTGCGGTCGATCGATTTCGAAATCACCTGCCTCGAAAGCACACAGATCACGCACCACCTTCAGCATGGTGTAATATTTTTCCTCCAAAGACTGAACGTCCTCCGGATCGGCCGAGATGCGTACCAGCAAATCCTGCAGGCAGGGACGCAACGCCAATATCATCGCAGCGTCGCACGGATCCATATCCAGGTTGAGCCAATCATCGATCCGCACGGCGCCATTATTCCACTCGACTTTTTTACAACCGAACAGCAACAGATGTATCGGTGTCACCATCGACATCTGCTTGCAGGACACGGCCCGGGTGCGTATTTTCTCGCCAAACACGAAGAATGGATACGGGAAGCTGATCTGCTGGCTGCAGTTGACCGAAGTTTTGTGGATCAGGGCCGCCTTCGATTCGGTCGTTAGCACGCGTCGTTTTTCTTTGTGAAAGCAAACGTTCGGATAGAGCCCGACGCACAGCAGCGCCATCGTCATCTCCAGATCGAGCGACGGATCTTCCGGATCGAACCGGTGCGGGATCATCGTTGCCTCAGGAAATCCCGTCTGGGTGAGGTTCTCCATTAGTTGCTTCTTCGCCTCGGAGATGGTGCGCATCGTCGGTAGTTGCAGACCTTTCCACTCACAGAAGCGGACCTCCGCCTCCTCACTATGGGCTCGCTTTCGGCTCCATTGCtgtaagcaaacaaaaatcgatCCAAAATCAAACAGGAcgttctttcttctttctgtaTACCACTTACATCAAACGCCGACAACATCGCCACATAGTCCGAATTCATCTTTCCGCTTAGTGCACGCTGGTGCTGTGCTAGCCGACGCTGCCCAATGTCCAGCAAAAAGATCTCCGAGAACGTGCCCGAGTAGGCGGCCATCGTCGCGATCGGATCGCACAGCTGGAACAGTGTGCTCAGCACCATCATCTTGCCGAGCCGCGGCTCAAGCGGCAACCGTGCCAAAATGCGACCGAACGGGGTGAGCTGTTCCTTCTCGTCCAGACAACGCATCTCCTTCAGCAGCACCTCGGCTTCGATGACTGCGTCGAGGGGCGGTGGTTCGATCGCTTTCGACAGAAACTGTCCGATCGCGCCCAAGCGCAGCAACTTGATGCTAAGGGCCAGCTCGTGGAGCGGTGTGCGGAACATTTCCGGCGTTAGATTGTCCTCCAGCTTGTCGAAGCGGGCACGCGAACAAAGGGTGTAGCACTTGCCGGGGCTGACGCGACCTGCACGTCCCTTTCCTGAAACGTGTTCGAAAAGAAGAACGGCTCAATATGAATTCATAACAATCGTTTCAACGCTGTTTGAATTGTGTGTTGCAATAAGTGAATTATTCACTTGATTTAACAATTTGCAATTATTTTACTTGTGGAATTGACAAAATTTACTCAAaaccctttttcttctttgctgaATCGAAGATTCGACAATAAAACCGTTAGATGAAGGAAACCAAGCAACCACTGACGCACCATTTCACTTTAACAGCCCAACACATTCCTTTGCagaattttatgttttgaattttaaaattttaaaatattttgatgaTCTTCGTTGAAAAACTTCAGTCAACTTATTAAATATGGTCCTTCCGTTACACAATTAAAATAGACCTACATTCAATTTCTAACATCGGAAAGATGCAGGTGTTTTCCTATTGAAAGCGATCTACTTACTTTGTTCCAAGTTGGTTTTGGCTGCCCACACCGTCGCATAGTTCGTCATGTTGTTGTGCGAGGTGAACAGCTTCATACGCGCTTTGCACGTATCGATTACATACACCACATCGTCGATCGTGATCGA encodes:
- the LOC131294590 gene encoding uncharacterized protein LOC131294590, giving the protein MSTNSPGTPKKCRLILQQCLAIQLTKPGNPPEDFWMYDSGYTIFQNFLSANLQCWWNAPLAAATKVLKYLGHISPGMLLITAEPCALEIIRSAYARSVLKPPATYLINSVGDIDDCIVTPIVQTQFTPLTEALCDVIMELTSQGQSATIENIRNRLRSRFTHMQQPSVEVIYDTLVQLMQEIKIYQTSKGYFIVTPEKRRNKTNTLEYGGFPGGVDLDSQAPTKESKTLLMSSHEALSSLYGEISTERAGDQTHQCIQTNLADVICGGNPNDKILYPRSVSKQRSSSFPSNGGKTLERRHSLRFFGSSKRLQRSASTRSLSKNYAQTIAKDGTAVPAGTLNGAPPSPESTPPSALDAKKQTSSQSLLSRIFRRSTRSKSKTKQIETYSAQFPPPEWFNSKTTHLHSVGTQTTDYLDFPIKSRLLNSTFYDSSDVSQRSLSLPRRRHHRRNLSSESTFFISSRDCSPVRRGKSPASYYCGSLPRSIHSTPASSGYYKVSRGKQLSSADKLHSSSDSQATSAVASAGKLDHSKTTTTSRQQQHAGSGPSSIDSGKMTYVTSGPSSFDSEKLSSTRTSTHSSLESHVSSSTITTAIQQQQNQSNNQSSGSSGQSNSSSMFFTNDTGKSGSSTNASPSRGSLNGSARPVSSNGTPPTPGTVTTVMTAVASTTKANNSAYKCFETTFGYSRTNTDGTKPPMVAGRPVATSPLGAGVGLHITKPIDHLTALSESLLQFRLNGEAQTQAGATSTGSSAVTTPATIHTIPIQQHGSLDNGCGQQLPELNKYNKNSTMNNSKVMQGTGANPVQPAANFFYKNVLKNIQHDSKNICGDLAVEKTTPRCYDDVPGGGVGGRNGLRRSNSEIKKLNSQQQPTLGKHPCAGGGDDLLMTTGGGAKCGQTLTQPQLNGLIVMKKSLSVSSEPNLLANGDKNNAQIKILVKENGAGEGEPLGNGDKPKGGPHTQTDFDELDRRYSYQSRDEPTVLEEMYAFPSLSDLSFNFTSLAAQKILQGDASLNSIDTLVELNINQEKQQTLMRLKNDARMLAQAGVGPQSMVGGDAPDGGKVMTDFGMV